A genomic segment from Papilio machaon chromosome 10, ilPapMach1.1, whole genome shotgun sequence encodes:
- the LOC106718204 gene encoding ubiquitin carboxyl-terminal hydrolase 7 isoform X5, translating to MNHTPAPDRPQQDSNVNQVEEMETQEVETVETATEKIWDEEFVKDSNGEVVMGEVIKNPETAAAEFPLAGLDAEMEDDEARSEATFRFTVQNLRSLKDSVLSPPCYVRNLPWKIMVMPRQAPSPDRQQQKSLGFFLQCNGESESSSWSCYAMAELRLISSKPDTEPFYRKIQHLFYSKENDWGFSHFMSWNDVLDPEKGYIKDDSITLEVHVTAEAPHGVSWDSKKHTGYVGLKNQGATCYMNSLLQTLYFTNQLRKAVYKMPTESDDSTRSVALALQRVFYELQFSDKPVGTKKLTKSFGWETLDSFMQHDVQEFLRVLLDKLESKMKGTCVEGTVPRLFEGKMTSYIKCKNVNVSSTRVETFYDIQLNIKGKKNIDESFNDYISTETLDGENKYDAGEHGLQEAEKGVIFASFPPVLHLHLMRFQYDPITDSSVKFNDRFEFYEHINLDAYLQEKPETPADYTLHAVLVHSGDNHGGHYVVFINPKGDGKWCKFDDDVVSRCTKQEAIEYNYGGHDEDMTLTVRHCTNAYMLVYIRDSQLKTVLQEVTQADIPTELSERLAEEKRIETIRRKERNEAHLYMNVNVVLEEAFDGYQGNDLYDPERAHCRVFRVRKQATVAELMDMLAESFRYPLKHIRPWPFSARSNQTCRPTCLDIVNDQMKTVSDVSENMNPWNIFLEMLPPDSGFSSLPPFDKENDVVLFFKYYDPKQKRIHYCGHHYLSIASKPADLIPILNKRAGFPPDTPLVLYEEIKPDFVEKLNNYNDPLEKVLDELMDGDIIVFERADHRHDELELPTCQDYFKYIFYKVEVQFIDKTMPNDPGFTMELSMQMRYDQMARAVGHRLNVDPYLIQFFKCQNCVSCCSYKDTPGPPLRYSYDGILKDLLVYCKPKCPKKLFYQILSIKVNELDNKKQFKCLWVGPNYKEDKELILYPNKGGKVADILEEAAKVVEMSPDGSGRLRIVEVSCHKVLPGPDPELTLDQVTISPPRLYRIEEIPKDELHLQEDEVLVPCAHFYKQVYATFGVPFYTRVKHLEPFQAVKDRLQKKLDIPDKEWEKYNFAIVTNGRPIYISEGVTINVFDFRPSSNANMSLPDATGRPWLGLEHINKTPKRSRANYLEKAIKIYN from the exons ATGAACCACACGCCTGCCCCGGACAGGCCGCAGCAGGACTCCAATGTAAATCAGGTTGAGGAGATGGAGACACAAGAAG tggAGACTGTAGAAACAGCTACTGAGAAGATCTGGGATGAAGAGTTTGTTAAGGATTCTAATGGTGAAGTAGTGATGGGGGAAGTGATTAAGAACCCAGAGACTGCAGCTGCAGAGTTTCCG CTGGCTGGGCTTGATGCCGAAATGGAGGATGACGAGGCAAGATCGGAGGCGACATTCCGTTTTACAGTACAAAACTTGAGGAGCCTTAAGGACTCTGTTCTGTCACCACCATGCTACGTCCGCAACCTGCCATGGAAGATCATGGTGATGCCCCGGCAAGCGCCGTCCCCTGACCGTCAACAGCAGAAGTCATTGGGTTTCTTCCTCCAATGTAATGGAGAGAGTGAGTCGTCGAGTTGGTCCTGCTATGCTATGGCCGAACTGAGACTTATCTCTTCGAAACCGGATACCGAACCGTTTTACAGAAAAATTCAACATCTGTTTTACag tAAGGAGAACGATTGGGGATTCTCTCACTTCATGTCGTGGAATGATGTATTAGATCCAGAGAAGGGATACATTAAGGATGACTCCATTACCCTTGAGGTGCATGTCACTGCCGAAGCCCCTCATGGGGTGTCCTGGGATTCTAAGAAGCATACTGGATATGTTG gtTTGAAGAATCAAGGCGCAACATGTTATATGAACTCTTTGCTCCAAACCCTATATTTCACAAATCAGTTACGTAAGGCTGTGTATAAAATGCCAACTGAATCTGACGATAGTACAAG atctGTTGCTTTGGCATTACAAAGAGTGTTTTACGAGTTACAATTTTCGGATAAACCCGTAGGAACAAAGAAGTTGACTAAGAGCTTTGGCTGGGAGACACTTGATTCTTTCATGCAGCATGATGTGCAGGAGTTTTTGAGG GTTCTCCTAGATAAGCTGGAGAGTAAGATGAAAGGCACCTGTGTGGAAGGGACGGTACCTCGTCTGTTTGAGGGTAAAATGACTTCATATATCAAGTGTAAGAATGTCAATGTATCGAGCACTCGCGTGGAGACTTTCTACGATATACAATTGAATATCAAGGGAAAGAAGAATA TTGATGAGTCATTCAATGACTACATCAGTACGGAGACATTGGATGGCGAGAACAAATACGACGCTGGTGAACATGGCCTGCAAGAGGCGGAGAAGGGTGTGATATTTGCCTCATTCCCACCGGTACTGCATTTACACCTCATGAGGTTCCAGTACGATCCCATTACTGATAGCTCCGTCAAGTTTAATGACAG GTTCGAGTTCTACGAGCATATAAACCTGGACGCATACCTACAGGAGAAGCCGGAGACCCCGGCGGATTACACGCTGCACGCGGTCCTCGTACACTCCGGTGACAACCACGGCGGACACTATGTCGTTTTCATCAACCCCAAGGGTGACGGCAAG TGGTGCAAGTTCGACGACGACGTGGTGTCGCGCTGCACGAAGCAGGAGGCCATCGAGTACAACTATGGCGGTCATGACGAGGACATGACGCTCACCGTGCGACACTGCACCAACGCCTACATGTTGGTCTATATACG GGATTCACAATTGAAGACTGTGTTGCAAGAAGTTACTCAAGCTGACATACCCACGGAACTCAGTGAGAGGTTGGCTGAAGAGAAGAGAATTGAAACC ATACGTCGCAAAGAGCGCAATGAGGCCCACCTGTACATGAACGTGAACGTGGTCCTGGAGGAGGCCTTCGACGGTTACCAAGGCAACGATCTGTACGACCCTGAGCGCGCGCACTGCCGCGTGTTCCGCGTGCGCAAGCAGGCAACCGTCGCAGAGCTCATGGACATGCTCGCTGAGAGCTTCCGATACCCCCTCAAGCATATACGTCCCTGGCCATTCAGTGCACGTTCCAATCAG ACATGCAGACCGACTTGCTTGGACATCGTGAATGATCAGATGAAGACAGTATCCGACGTGTCTGAGAATATGAACCCGTGGAATATATTCCTGGAGATGCTTCCTCCTGACTCGGGCTTCAGTTCGCTGCCGCCCTTCGACAAGGAGAACGACGTGGTCCTGTTCTTCAAGTACTATGACCCGAAGCAGAAGCGCATCCACTACTGCGGACATCACTACCTCTCGATTGCCAGCAAGCCAGCTGATCTCATACCAATACTCAATAAGCGTGCAG gtttcCCGCCTGACACCCCTCTCGTCCTTTACGAAGAGATCAAACCCGACTTTGTAGAGAAGCTGAACAACTACAATGACCCTCTTGAAAAG GTATTGGACGAACTGATGGACGGCGACATCATCGTGTTCGAGCGCGCCGACCACCGGCACGACGAGCTCGAGCTGCCCACCTGCCAGGACTACTTCAAGTACATCTTCTACAAGGTCGAGGTGCAGTTCATCGACAAGACGATGCCCAATGATCCCGG GTTCACCATGGAGCTGTCAATGCAGATGCGCTATGATCAGATGGCGCGCGCCGTCGGCCACCGCCTCAATGTCGACCCTTACTTAATACAGTTCTTCAAGTGCCAGAA TTGTGTCTCCTGTTGCAGCTACAAAGATACCCCGGGACCTCCGCTGAGGTACTCGTACGACGGAATACTGAAAGACTTGCTTGTCTATTGTAAACCAAAGTGCCctaagaaattgttttatcaGATTTTATCTATCAAAGTCAACGAACTGGATAATAAGAAGCAGTTTAAATGTTTATgg GTTGGGCCGAATTACAAAGAAGATAaagagttaattttatatcccAACAAGGGTGGTAAAGTGGCGGACATCTTAGAGGAGGCCGCCAAAGTTGTGGAAATGTCACCAGATGGCTCTGGCAG aCTGCGGATCGTGGAGGTGTCGTGTCACAAAGTGCTGCCGGGGCCCGACCCCGAGCTGACTCTGGACCAGGTGACCATCTCGCCGCCCAGACTCTACAGAATAGAGGAGATACCCAAGGACGAGTTGCATCTACAG GAGGACGAGGTGTTGGTGCCGTGTGCGCACTTTTACAAGCAGGTGTACGCGACTTTTGGTGTGCCATTCTACACACGCGTTAAGCATCTCGAGCCCTTCCAGGCTGTAAAGGATCGCCTCCAGAAGAAGCTCGACATACCCGACAAGGAATGGGAAAAG tACAATTTTGCCATAGTGACAAATGGCAGACCTATTTACATAAGCGAAGGAGTGACAATCAACGTATTCGACTTTAGGCCGAGCAGTAATGCAA ACATGTCTCTACCAGACGCGACTGGGCGGCCTTGGCTGGGGTTAGAGCACATCAACAAGACGCCTAAACGTTCCCGCGCCAATTATCTGGAGAAGGCGATCAAGATATACAACTGA
- the LOC106718204 gene encoding ubiquitin carboxyl-terminal hydrolase 7 isoform X1: MNHTPAPDRPQQDSNVNQVEEMETQEVETVETATEKIWDEEFVKDSNGEVVMGEVIKNPETAAAEFPLAGLDAEMEDDEARSEATFRFTVQNLRSLKDSVLSPPCYVRNLPWKIMVMPRQAPSPDRQQQKSLGFFLQCNGESESSSWSCYAMAELRLISSKPDTEPFYRKIQHLFYSKENDWGFSHFMSWNDVLDPEKGYIKDDSITLEVHVTAEAPHGVSWDSKKHTGYVGLKNQGATCYMNSLLQTLYFTNQLRKAVYKMPTESDDSTRSVALALQRVFYELQFSDKPVGTKKLTKSFGWETLDSFMQHDVQEFLRVLLDKLESKMKGTCVEGTVPRLFEGKMTSYIKCKNVNVSSTRVETFYDIQLNIKGKKNIDESFNDYISTETLDGENKYDAGEHGLQEAEKGVIFASFPPVLHLHLMRFQYDPITDSSVKFNDRFEFYEHINLDAYLQEKPETPADYTLHAVLVHSGDNHGGHYVVFINPKGDGKWCKFDDDVVSRCTKQEAIEYNYGGHDEDMTLTVRHCTNAYMLVYIRDSQLKTVLQEVTQADIPTELSERLAEEKRIETIRRKERNEAHLYMNVNVVLEEAFDGYQGNDLYDPERAHCRVFRVRKQATVAELMDMLAESFRYPLKHIRPWPFSARSNQTCRPTCLDIVNDQMKTVSDVSENMNPWNIFLEMLPPDSGFSSLPPFDKENDVVLFFKYYDPKQKRIHYCGHHYLSIASKPADLIPILNKRAGFPPDTPLVLYEEIKPDFVEKLNNYNDPLEKVLDELMDGDIIVFERADHRHDELELPTCQDYFKYIFYKVEVQFIDKTMPNDPGFTMELSMQMRYDQMARAVGHRLNVDPYLIQFFKCQNCVSCCSYKDTPGPPLRYSYDGILKDLLVYCKPKCPKKLFYQILSIKVNELDNKKQFKCLWVGPNYKEDKELILYPNKGGKVADILEEAAKVVEMSPDGSGRLRIVEVSCHKVLPGPDPELTLDQVTISPPRLYRIEEIPKDELHLQEDEVLVPCAHFYKQVYATFGVPFYTRVKHLEPFQAVKDRLQKKLDIPDKEWEKYNFAIVTNGRPIYISEGVTINVFDFRPSSNANATGRPWLGLEHINKTPKRSRANYLEKAIKIYN, from the exons ATGAACCACACGCCTGCCCCGGACAGGCCGCAGCAGGACTCCAATGTAAATCAGGTTGAGGAGATGGAGACACAAGAAG tggAGACTGTAGAAACAGCTACTGAGAAGATCTGGGATGAAGAGTTTGTTAAGGATTCTAATGGTGAAGTAGTGATGGGGGAAGTGATTAAGAACCCAGAGACTGCAGCTGCAGAGTTTCCG CTGGCTGGGCTTGATGCCGAAATGGAGGATGACGAGGCAAGATCGGAGGCGACATTCCGTTTTACAGTACAAAACTTGAGGAGCCTTAAGGACTCTGTTCTGTCACCACCATGCTACGTCCGCAACCTGCCATGGAAGATCATGGTGATGCCCCGGCAAGCGCCGTCCCCTGACCGTCAACAGCAGAAGTCATTGGGTTTCTTCCTCCAATGTAATGGAGAGAGTGAGTCGTCGAGTTGGTCCTGCTATGCTATGGCCGAACTGAGACTTATCTCTTCGAAACCGGATACCGAACCGTTTTACAGAAAAATTCAACATCTGTTTTACag tAAGGAGAACGATTGGGGATTCTCTCACTTCATGTCGTGGAATGATGTATTAGATCCAGAGAAGGGATACATTAAGGATGACTCCATTACCCTTGAGGTGCATGTCACTGCCGAAGCCCCTCATGGGGTGTCCTGGGATTCTAAGAAGCATACTGGATATGTTG gtTTGAAGAATCAAGGCGCAACATGTTATATGAACTCTTTGCTCCAAACCCTATATTTCACAAATCAGTTACGTAAGGCTGTGTATAAAATGCCAACTGAATCTGACGATAGTACAAG atctGTTGCTTTGGCATTACAAAGAGTGTTTTACGAGTTACAATTTTCGGATAAACCCGTAGGAACAAAGAAGTTGACTAAGAGCTTTGGCTGGGAGACACTTGATTCTTTCATGCAGCATGATGTGCAGGAGTTTTTGAGG GTTCTCCTAGATAAGCTGGAGAGTAAGATGAAAGGCACCTGTGTGGAAGGGACGGTACCTCGTCTGTTTGAGGGTAAAATGACTTCATATATCAAGTGTAAGAATGTCAATGTATCGAGCACTCGCGTGGAGACTTTCTACGATATACAATTGAATATCAAGGGAAAGAAGAATA TTGATGAGTCATTCAATGACTACATCAGTACGGAGACATTGGATGGCGAGAACAAATACGACGCTGGTGAACATGGCCTGCAAGAGGCGGAGAAGGGTGTGATATTTGCCTCATTCCCACCGGTACTGCATTTACACCTCATGAGGTTCCAGTACGATCCCATTACTGATAGCTCCGTCAAGTTTAATGACAG GTTCGAGTTCTACGAGCATATAAACCTGGACGCATACCTACAGGAGAAGCCGGAGACCCCGGCGGATTACACGCTGCACGCGGTCCTCGTACACTCCGGTGACAACCACGGCGGACACTATGTCGTTTTCATCAACCCCAAGGGTGACGGCAAG TGGTGCAAGTTCGACGACGACGTGGTGTCGCGCTGCACGAAGCAGGAGGCCATCGAGTACAACTATGGCGGTCATGACGAGGACATGACGCTCACCGTGCGACACTGCACCAACGCCTACATGTTGGTCTATATACG GGATTCACAATTGAAGACTGTGTTGCAAGAAGTTACTCAAGCTGACATACCCACGGAACTCAGTGAGAGGTTGGCTGAAGAGAAGAGAATTGAAACC ATACGTCGCAAAGAGCGCAATGAGGCCCACCTGTACATGAACGTGAACGTGGTCCTGGAGGAGGCCTTCGACGGTTACCAAGGCAACGATCTGTACGACCCTGAGCGCGCGCACTGCCGCGTGTTCCGCGTGCGCAAGCAGGCAACCGTCGCAGAGCTCATGGACATGCTCGCTGAGAGCTTCCGATACCCCCTCAAGCATATACGTCCCTGGCCATTCAGTGCACGTTCCAATCAG ACATGCAGACCGACTTGCTTGGACATCGTGAATGATCAGATGAAGACAGTATCCGACGTGTCTGAGAATATGAACCCGTGGAATATATTCCTGGAGATGCTTCCTCCTGACTCGGGCTTCAGTTCGCTGCCGCCCTTCGACAAGGAGAACGACGTGGTCCTGTTCTTCAAGTACTATGACCCGAAGCAGAAGCGCATCCACTACTGCGGACATCACTACCTCTCGATTGCCAGCAAGCCAGCTGATCTCATACCAATACTCAATAAGCGTGCAG gtttcCCGCCTGACACCCCTCTCGTCCTTTACGAAGAGATCAAACCCGACTTTGTAGAGAAGCTGAACAACTACAATGACCCTCTTGAAAAG GTATTGGACGAACTGATGGACGGCGACATCATCGTGTTCGAGCGCGCCGACCACCGGCACGACGAGCTCGAGCTGCCCACCTGCCAGGACTACTTCAAGTACATCTTCTACAAGGTCGAGGTGCAGTTCATCGACAAGACGATGCCCAATGATCCCGG GTTCACCATGGAGCTGTCAATGCAGATGCGCTATGATCAGATGGCGCGCGCCGTCGGCCACCGCCTCAATGTCGACCCTTACTTAATACAGTTCTTCAAGTGCCAGAA TTGTGTCTCCTGTTGCAGCTACAAAGATACCCCGGGACCTCCGCTGAGGTACTCGTACGACGGAATACTGAAAGACTTGCTTGTCTATTGTAAACCAAAGTGCCctaagaaattgttttatcaGATTTTATCTATCAAAGTCAACGAACTGGATAATAAGAAGCAGTTTAAATGTTTATgg GTTGGGCCGAATTACAAAGAAGATAaagagttaattttatatcccAACAAGGGTGGTAAAGTGGCGGACATCTTAGAGGAGGCCGCCAAAGTTGTGGAAATGTCACCAGATGGCTCTGGCAG aCTGCGGATCGTGGAGGTGTCGTGTCACAAAGTGCTGCCGGGGCCCGACCCCGAGCTGACTCTGGACCAGGTGACCATCTCGCCGCCCAGACTCTACAGAATAGAGGAGATACCCAAGGACGAGTTGCATCTACAG GAGGACGAGGTGTTGGTGCCGTGTGCGCACTTTTACAAGCAGGTGTACGCGACTTTTGGTGTGCCATTCTACACACGCGTTAAGCATCTCGAGCCCTTCCAGGCTGTAAAGGATCGCCTCCAGAAGAAGCTCGACATACCCGACAAGGAATGGGAAAAG tACAATTTTGCCATAGTGACAAATGGCAGACCTATTTACATAAGCGAAGGAGTGACAATCAACGTATTCGACTTTAGGCCGAGCAGTAATGCAA ACGCGACTGGGCGGCCTTGGCTGGGGTTAGAGCACATCAACAAGACGCCTAAACGTTCCCGCGCCAATTATCTGGAGAAGGCGATCAAGATATACAACTGA
- the LOC106718204 gene encoding ubiquitin carboxyl-terminal hydrolase 7 isoform X3, translating to MNHTPAPDRPQQDSNVNQVEEMETQEVETVETATEKIWDEEFVKDSNGEVVMGEVIKNPETAAAEFPLAGLDAEMEDDEARSEATFRFTVQNLRSLKDSVLSPPCYVRNLPWKIMVMPRQAPSPDRQQQKSLGFFLQCNGESESSSWSCYAMAELRLISSKPDTEPFYRKIQHLFYSKENDWGFSHFMSWNDVLDPEKGYIKDDSITLEVHVTAEAPHGVSWDSKKHTGYVGLKNQGATCYMNSLLQTLYFTNQLRKAVYKMPTESDDSTRSVALALQRVFYELQFSDKPVGTKKLTKSFGWETLDSFMQHDVQEFLRVLLDKLESKMKGTCVEGTVPRLFEGKMTSYIKCKNVNVSSTRVETFYDIQLNIKGKKNIDESFNDYISTETLDGENKYDAGEHGLQEAEKGVIFASFPPVLHLHLMRFQYDPITDSSVKFNDRFEFYEHINLDAYLQEKPETPADYTLHAVLVHSGDNHGGHYVVFINPKGDGKWCKFDDDVVSRCTKQEAIEYNYGGHDEDMTLTVRHCTNAYMLVYIRDSQLKTVLQEVTQADIPTELSERLAEEKRIETIRRKERNEAHLYMNVNVVLEEAFDGYQGNDLYDPERAHCRVFRVRKQATVAELMDMLAESFRYPLKHIRPWPFSARSNQTCRPTCLDIVNDQMKTVSDVSENMNPWNIFLEMLPPDSGFSSLPPFDKENDVVLFFKYYDPKQKRIHYCGHHYLSIASKPADLIPILNKRAGFPPDTPLVLYEEIKPDFVEKLNNYNDPLEKVLDELMDGDIIVFERADHRHDELELPTCQDYFKYIFYKVEVQFIDKTMPNDPGFTMELSMQMRYDQMARAVGHRLNVDPYLIQFFKCQNYKDTPGPPLRYSYDGILKDLLVYCKPKCPKKLFYQILSIKVNELDNKKQFKCLWVGPNYKEDKELILYPNKGGKVADILEEAAKVVEMSPDGSGRLRIVEVSCHKVLPGPDPELTLDQVTISPPRLYRIEEIPKDELHLQEDEVLVPCAHFYKQVYATFGVPFYTRVKHLEPFQAVKDRLQKKLDIPDKEWEKYNFAIVTNGRPIYISEGVTINVFDFRPSSNANMSLPDATGRPWLGLEHINKTPKRSRANYLEKAIKIYN from the exons ATGAACCACACGCCTGCCCCGGACAGGCCGCAGCAGGACTCCAATGTAAATCAGGTTGAGGAGATGGAGACACAAGAAG tggAGACTGTAGAAACAGCTACTGAGAAGATCTGGGATGAAGAGTTTGTTAAGGATTCTAATGGTGAAGTAGTGATGGGGGAAGTGATTAAGAACCCAGAGACTGCAGCTGCAGAGTTTCCG CTGGCTGGGCTTGATGCCGAAATGGAGGATGACGAGGCAAGATCGGAGGCGACATTCCGTTTTACAGTACAAAACTTGAGGAGCCTTAAGGACTCTGTTCTGTCACCACCATGCTACGTCCGCAACCTGCCATGGAAGATCATGGTGATGCCCCGGCAAGCGCCGTCCCCTGACCGTCAACAGCAGAAGTCATTGGGTTTCTTCCTCCAATGTAATGGAGAGAGTGAGTCGTCGAGTTGGTCCTGCTATGCTATGGCCGAACTGAGACTTATCTCTTCGAAACCGGATACCGAACCGTTTTACAGAAAAATTCAACATCTGTTTTACag tAAGGAGAACGATTGGGGATTCTCTCACTTCATGTCGTGGAATGATGTATTAGATCCAGAGAAGGGATACATTAAGGATGACTCCATTACCCTTGAGGTGCATGTCACTGCCGAAGCCCCTCATGGGGTGTCCTGGGATTCTAAGAAGCATACTGGATATGTTG gtTTGAAGAATCAAGGCGCAACATGTTATATGAACTCTTTGCTCCAAACCCTATATTTCACAAATCAGTTACGTAAGGCTGTGTATAAAATGCCAACTGAATCTGACGATAGTACAAG atctGTTGCTTTGGCATTACAAAGAGTGTTTTACGAGTTACAATTTTCGGATAAACCCGTAGGAACAAAGAAGTTGACTAAGAGCTTTGGCTGGGAGACACTTGATTCTTTCATGCAGCATGATGTGCAGGAGTTTTTGAGG GTTCTCCTAGATAAGCTGGAGAGTAAGATGAAAGGCACCTGTGTGGAAGGGACGGTACCTCGTCTGTTTGAGGGTAAAATGACTTCATATATCAAGTGTAAGAATGTCAATGTATCGAGCACTCGCGTGGAGACTTTCTACGATATACAATTGAATATCAAGGGAAAGAAGAATA TTGATGAGTCATTCAATGACTACATCAGTACGGAGACATTGGATGGCGAGAACAAATACGACGCTGGTGAACATGGCCTGCAAGAGGCGGAGAAGGGTGTGATATTTGCCTCATTCCCACCGGTACTGCATTTACACCTCATGAGGTTCCAGTACGATCCCATTACTGATAGCTCCGTCAAGTTTAATGACAG GTTCGAGTTCTACGAGCATATAAACCTGGACGCATACCTACAGGAGAAGCCGGAGACCCCGGCGGATTACACGCTGCACGCGGTCCTCGTACACTCCGGTGACAACCACGGCGGACACTATGTCGTTTTCATCAACCCCAAGGGTGACGGCAAG TGGTGCAAGTTCGACGACGACGTGGTGTCGCGCTGCACGAAGCAGGAGGCCATCGAGTACAACTATGGCGGTCATGACGAGGACATGACGCTCACCGTGCGACACTGCACCAACGCCTACATGTTGGTCTATATACG GGATTCACAATTGAAGACTGTGTTGCAAGAAGTTACTCAAGCTGACATACCCACGGAACTCAGTGAGAGGTTGGCTGAAGAGAAGAGAATTGAAACC ATACGTCGCAAAGAGCGCAATGAGGCCCACCTGTACATGAACGTGAACGTGGTCCTGGAGGAGGCCTTCGACGGTTACCAAGGCAACGATCTGTACGACCCTGAGCGCGCGCACTGCCGCGTGTTCCGCGTGCGCAAGCAGGCAACCGTCGCAGAGCTCATGGACATGCTCGCTGAGAGCTTCCGATACCCCCTCAAGCATATACGTCCCTGGCCATTCAGTGCACGTTCCAATCAG ACATGCAGACCGACTTGCTTGGACATCGTGAATGATCAGATGAAGACAGTATCCGACGTGTCTGAGAATATGAACCCGTGGAATATATTCCTGGAGATGCTTCCTCCTGACTCGGGCTTCAGTTCGCTGCCGCCCTTCGACAAGGAGAACGACGTGGTCCTGTTCTTCAAGTACTATGACCCGAAGCAGAAGCGCATCCACTACTGCGGACATCACTACCTCTCGATTGCCAGCAAGCCAGCTGATCTCATACCAATACTCAATAAGCGTGCAG gtttcCCGCCTGACACCCCTCTCGTCCTTTACGAAGAGATCAAACCCGACTTTGTAGAGAAGCTGAACAACTACAATGACCCTCTTGAAAAG GTATTGGACGAACTGATGGACGGCGACATCATCGTGTTCGAGCGCGCCGACCACCGGCACGACGAGCTCGAGCTGCCCACCTGCCAGGACTACTTCAAGTACATCTTCTACAAGGTCGAGGTGCAGTTCATCGACAAGACGATGCCCAATGATCCCGG GTTCACCATGGAGCTGTCAATGCAGATGCGCTATGATCAGATGGCGCGCGCCGTCGGCCACCGCCTCAATGTCGACCCTTACTTAATACAGTTCTTCAAGTGCCAGAA CTACAAAGATACCCCGGGACCTCCGCTGAGGTACTCGTACGACGGAATACTGAAAGACTTGCTTGTCTATTGTAAACCAAAGTGCCctaagaaattgttttatcaGATTTTATCTATCAAAGTCAACGAACTGGATAATAAGAAGCAGTTTAAATGTTTATgg GTTGGGCCGAATTACAAAGAAGATAaagagttaattttatatcccAACAAGGGTGGTAAAGTGGCGGACATCTTAGAGGAGGCCGCCAAAGTTGTGGAAATGTCACCAGATGGCTCTGGCAG aCTGCGGATCGTGGAGGTGTCGTGTCACAAAGTGCTGCCGGGGCCCGACCCCGAGCTGACTCTGGACCAGGTGACCATCTCGCCGCCCAGACTCTACAGAATAGAGGAGATACCCAAGGACGAGTTGCATCTACAG GAGGACGAGGTGTTGGTGCCGTGTGCGCACTTTTACAAGCAGGTGTACGCGACTTTTGGTGTGCCATTCTACACACGCGTTAAGCATCTCGAGCCCTTCCAGGCTGTAAAGGATCGCCTCCAGAAGAAGCTCGACATACCCGACAAGGAATGGGAAAAG tACAATTTTGCCATAGTGACAAATGGCAGACCTATTTACATAAGCGAAGGAGTGACAATCAACGTATTCGACTTTAGGCCGAGCAGTAATGCAA ACATGTCTCTACCAGACGCGACTGGGCGGCCTTGGCTGGGGTTAGAGCACATCAACAAGACGCCTAAACGTTCCCGCGCCAATTATCTGGAGAAGGCGATCAAGATATACAACTGA